The Synechocystis sp. PCC 7509 genome includes a window with the following:
- a CDS encoding Gfo/Idh/MocA family protein → MVNSLETNTPIRVGLVGTGYVAKLRAEILQQDDRAKLVAVVGSTPEKTAEFAQKYDVEAIASIKDLLNLDIDLVIVATINSEHGAVCRQALQQGKHVVVEYPLSLDVYEAEELINLASRQNKLLHVEHIELLGGLHQALKENLAAIGNPFYARYSTLNHQSPAPQRWTYNKTLFGFPLSGAVSRLHRLTDLFGTVATISCQNRYWGMDGEFFKACLCTTQLQFTSGLIAEVVYGKGETIWLEERKFTVDGEKGGLSFDKEDGKLINSEGTKPIEIGTRRGLFAKDTAMVLEHLINGTQVYVSSAASLYALKVADAARRSAQTGQTVAL, encoded by the coding sequence ATGGTTAATTCATTAGAAACAAATACCCCGATTAGAGTAGGTTTAGTTGGCACAGGTTATGTAGCAAAGCTTAGAGCCGAAATATTACAGCAAGACGATCGCGCTAAATTAGTAGCAGTAGTTGGTAGTACGCCAGAGAAAACCGCCGAATTTGCGCAAAAATACGATGTGGAGGCGATCGCATCTATAAAAGACTTACTAAACTTAGATATAGATTTAGTAATTGTGGCAACTATCAATAGCGAACATGGCGCAGTTTGTCGTCAAGCTTTGCAACAAGGCAAACACGTTGTAGTTGAGTATCCTTTATCTTTAGACGTATACGAAGCGGAAGAACTAATTAACCTAGCTTCCAGGCAAAATAAACTACTGCACGTAGAACACATCGAATTACTCGGCGGATTGCACCAAGCCTTAAAAGAAAATTTAGCAGCAATTGGCAATCCATTTTACGCCCGTTACAGTACCCTAAATCACCAATCCCCCGCACCCCAACGTTGGACTTACAACAAAACATTATTCGGCTTTCCCCTAAGTGGCGCAGTATCGCGGCTTCACCGCCTAACTGATTTATTTGGTACTGTTGCAACTATTAGCTGTCAAAACCGCTATTGGGGAATGGATGGAGAGTTTTTCAAAGCTTGTTTGTGTACAACGCAGTTGCAATTTACTAGCGGACTTATAGCCGAAGTTGTTTATGGTAAAGGCGAAACTATTTGGCTAGAAGAGCGCAAATTTACCGTTGATGGCGAAAAAGGCGGCTTAAGTTTTGACAAAGAAGACGGCAAATTAATCAACTCTGAAGGGACAAAACCTATTGAAATAGGGACGCGCCGGGGTTTATTTGCCAAAGATACAGCTATGGTATTAGAGCATTTAATTAATGGTACGCAAGTATATGTAAGTTCTGCCGCCAGCCTGTACGCTCTCAAAGTTGCTGATGCAGCTAGGCGCTCTGCTCAAACTGGTCAAACGGTAGCTTTGTAG
- the nth gene encoding endonuclease III, with protein MSITRKWAAKKQRALEILVRLKTLYPNAPCTLDYATPVQLLVATILSAQCTDERVNLVTPELFRRFSDAAALAKADIEELEVLIRSTGFYRNKSKNIKAACALLVQEFNGQVPASMEQLLKLPGVARKTANVVLAHGYNINAGVTVDTHVKRLCDRLGLTEYSDPIRIERDLMRLLPQPDWENWSIRLVYYGRAVCKARSPQCSVCILADLCPSAVLPD; from the coding sequence GTGAGCATAACTCGCAAATGGGCAGCTAAAAAGCAACGGGCGTTAGAAATTTTGGTGCGTTTGAAAACTCTTTATCCAAACGCACCTTGTACGCTCGACTATGCAACCCCCGTACAACTTCTGGTAGCAACTATTTTATCGGCGCAATGCACCGACGAGCGAGTTAATTTAGTTACGCCAGAGTTGTTTCGCCGTTTTTCTGATGCGGCGGCTTTGGCGAAGGCTGATATTGAAGAATTAGAAGTTTTAATTCGTTCTACAGGCTTTTATCGCAATAAATCTAAAAACATCAAAGCGGCTTGTGCTTTGTTAGTGCAGGAATTTAACGGACAAGTACCTGCAAGTATGGAGCAGTTATTAAAGCTTCCAGGAGTAGCGCGAAAAACTGCCAATGTTGTGTTGGCGCATGGTTACAACATCAATGCTGGGGTAACGGTAGATACTCATGTTAAACGTTTGTGCGATCGCCTGGGCTTAACGGAATATTCCGATCCCATCCGTATTGAGCGCGATTTGATGCGCTTGTTGCCTCAGCCAGACTGGGAAAATTGGTCAATTAGATTGGTATATTACGGGAGAGCAGTTTGTAAAGCGAGAAGTCCGCAATGCAGTGTTTGCATCCTTGCAGATTTGTGTCCGTCGGCGGTTTTACCAGATTGA